The Candidatus Hydrogenedentota bacterium nucleotide sequence GCCGCGCGTTCATTGAAGCTGACCGGCGAAAGGCCAGGGGGGCAAGAGAGGCATTTTTGCGTACCGGAGTAAATTGCGTCGATACCCCATTCATCGACCTTTACGGGTGTGCCACCCAAGGATGTCACAGTGTCGACGATGGTAAGGCAATTGTGGGCGTGGGCAAGCGTCACAAGTGTTTTCGCGTCGGACTGTGCTCCCGTGGAGGTTTCTGCATGCACGAAGGCGACGATCTTTGCGTCGGGGTTGGCTTTCAGGGCCGCTTCGACTTTTCCGGGGTCTACGGCTTTGCCCCAATCATCGAGAACCATAATCGCCGTGCCGCCGCACCGTTCGACGTTTTCTTTCATGCGGCCGCCAAAAACACCGTTCTGGCACACGATAACCTTATCGCCCGGTTCCACCAGGTTGACGAAACAGCATTCCATGCCGGCTGACCCTGGTGCGGAAACGGGGAAGGTCACTTCATTCTTGGTTTGGAAAGCATACTGTAGCAAGCTCTTGACTTCGTCCATCATACGAATGAACTCGGGATCGAGGTGTCCGATGGTCGGGCGCGCCATGGCACCCAGCACTCGGGGATGCACATCCGAGGGACCGGGTCCCATCAAGGTGCGGACAGGAGGGCTAAAACTGCATGTCATTGGAAACTCCTTGCATACGTGGCCGTGTGAGACCATTGGCATAAAACGATGCCGACCGTTCGTTATCCCAGGGCAGGATGATTCTACTACGGGCACCCGTGCCATGTCTTGCTTAAGGGGGCGAGCAGTCAATTCGCTCCACATGGGCAAGGGAGGCGCTTACAGGCGAATAAGGCAAAGGTGAGGTATAATTCGTCCGGGCAGAGTTAAGTGCTGTATCCGCCGTACGAGATGGTGTGGCGCCTGAGAACGTGAGGCGGCCATAACCGGAGAATGCAGTTTGGGGTGGCCAATTAATGGCGTTTGACACAATTGCTATTCCGGGTGCAGTTGGGGCCCTGATATTGGGAATGGCGCTGGGAATCTTACTGGCGCGGCGCCCGGTTTCGAAACGAGTCGAACGCTCGGAACCGGACTCTTCTAGCCAGAGGGTCGCGCCTTCTAGCCATCCAGTAGCCTCATCCGCCGACGACACCTTGATGCGCGCAATTTTAGGCGCGGTGAGCAATTTGGTCAGTGCAACGAGTGCTGACGGACTCATCCGTTACGTAAATCCGGCCCACAAGCACGTTTTGGGGTACGACGACGCGGATTTGGTTGGGAAATCCGTTCTGGAGTTCGCTCACCCCGACGACGCTCACCTGATTAGGGACGCAATCTTGGCCGCTGCCAGTGCGAATAAGCAGACGAGCGGCGAAGCCCGATTCCGGCACGCCAAAGGACACTATGTTTGGCTGTGGACCTCGGTCTCTGCGCTGAAAGACCCGGAGGGACGTGTTAGCGGGATAGTCTTCGAGCACCATGATATCGATAAGCGGAAGGTTGCCGAGGACGTGTTGCGCGAGAGCGAAGAGCGGTTCCGAATTGTCTTTGAATATGCGCCCGATGCGACCACGTTGAATACGCGAAACGGCGTATATGTGGACTGTAACCGCGCCACCGAAGCCCTGCTGGGTTACTCGCGAGAGGAAATGATTGGGCGCAACGTGCTGGAGTTGGGCGTTTTCGAACAAGACACGCTCGCCATGCTGGACGAAGTGGCTCACCTGGACCTCGAGAAAGGCGAATCGTTCATGCGGGAAGTCACCATTCGCCACAAGTCTGGAAAACCCCTCACAATCGAGTTCCACGCTCATCCGATTCGGTTACGGGGGCAGGATCTAATCCTTGGAATCGGGCGCGACGTGACTCAACGTCGGGCTATGGAAGAAGCGTTGCGTCAAAGCGAGTCGCGGAACCGGGCCATGTTGAGCGCGGTTCCGGATCTGATATTTGTTTTAGATACTTCGGGATACTTCGTGGACGTGCACGCCAATGGACCGCTGAGCGCCTTGATATCGGCAGAACGATTTGTGGGCAAGCAGGCGAAGAACGTGTTGTCGAAGAATCTGTACGCTCTCTTCGAGTCGCGCTTAAGACGCGTCTTGCAGACGGGAGAAGCCGAGACACTCGATTACGATTTTGAACTCGATGGCCGCCGCCGCTATTGCCATGGCATTGTTGTGAAATGCGAAGGCGACAGGGTTTTCGTCTTGGCGAGGGACGTCACGGCAATCAAGGAGGCGGAAGATGCGCTGCAAACGCGTATTGAGGCGGAGGTCCTTGTATCGGGTGTCGCCCGCACTCTTCTGTCCTTGTCTCACAAGCGCATAGACGCGAGCATTACGGATGCCCTGCGCCGAACCGCCACGTTTTTGAATGCCGATCATGCGTTGCTTGTGCACGCGGGAGAAGGCAAGAACGTGTTTCTTCGTTCGCATGCATGGAACGATCCTGCGGAAAGAGAGCTATCCTCAGTTTCGACAACGTTCACCATGGCGGATTATCCGTGGCTTTCGGAGCAGTCCCGTACGGCCAATTGGCTGTTCTTCAGGGACGTCGCAGACTTGCCCCCAACGGCCGCGAGAGAGCGAACGGAGTTGATGGCTGAGAACGTGAAGTCGGTGTTGTGGATCCCCATTCGAACCGAGGGCAGGCTGACCGGATGCGTCCGGTTCATATGGCGGCGAGAGCCCGCGAGAATTGATGAATCGCAAGTCGCGCCATTTGCCGTGCTGGGCGACGTGCTAATGACGGGGCTTCAGCGTTCGCAGGTGGAGACCCTGCTTACCGATAGCGAGAAGAGGTACCGGCATCTTTTCAACGACATGCTTGACGGGTTTGCATTGCACGATATTATCTGTGACGAGCGAGGCCGTCCATGCGACTATCGTATCTTGGAAGTCAATCCCGCCTACGAGCGGATAACAGGATTGCGCGCAGCAGAAGTTGAAGGTAAGCGAGTTCGCGAACTATTTCCCGGTATAGACCCCGAATGGATCGAGATTTTCGGGAAGGTAGCTCTGACTGGCGAAGCTTGCCATTTCGAGCGCTATAGCAAGGAAGTAAATCGCCATTTCCAGACTACGGCGTACTCCCCGAGTCAGGGTCAATTTGCAGTTATTCTAAATGACATCTCGGAGAGGCGCCGCGCCGAAGAAGCGTTGAGTGAGTCGGAAGCCAAATGGCGGACACTGGTACACAATTTCCCAGACCGTGTGATTCTCTGTAACTCTGACGGTTTGGTTCAGTTTGCGAATCAGCCAAATTCCGAATTTCGGGATATGGCGCTGGTCGGTCACAACGTTTTCGAGTTCTTAGACGAAGACGATGCGCGAGTTGTCCGGGCGGCGTTGGCAAGAGCCGCGGCGACAGACCAATCGGTGGACGTGGAGGTGAGCGCGCCTACGCCATCAGGCGAACGCAGATGGCTGCTTGGACGTGCGAGCGTATTCAGAAGTGACCAGGAGGGGGCGCAGTTTGTAGTAACAGTTCGCGATATTACGGAGCGCAAAGAGGCGGAGATTGAGCGTCGCAAGCTTGAAGCGCAGATTCAGCACTCGCAGAAACTGGAAAGCCTGGGTGTACTTGCCGGGGGAATCGCACACGACTTTAACAACCTGCTGGTTGGAATTATGGGCAACGCCGAAATGGCGCTGTCCGATTTGCCCCTGAACGCGTCGGCGCGGATATACGTGGAAGACGTCGTCAAGGCGGCGCAACGAGCCTCGGACCTGAGTCGTCAGATGCTTGCCTATTCCGGCAAAGGCCGATTTGTCGTGGAGCCGGTCTGTCTGAACGATATCATTCATGAGATGAGCCATCTATTGGAGGTCTCCATATCCAAGAAGGCAGTACTTCGGTTCAACCTAACCAACCCGTTGCCGATGGTGTGCGCGGATACGACGCAAATTCGACAAGTCATCATGAATCTCATTACCAATGCCAGCGACGCATTGGGAGACCAGTCCGGAGCCATAGCCGTATCGACAGGGGTCATCGAGTACGACGCGCAGGTGTTCTTGTCCGGATTCCTATGCGATCCGGTAGCAGCGGGAACCTATGTGTACGTGGAAGTCACGGACACGGGATGTGGGATGGACGAGGAAACGAAAGCGCGGATTTTCGAGCCATTCTTTACAACCAAGTTCACGGGCCGGGGCCTGGGTTTGGCGGCCGTGCTTGGGATCGTGCGCGGACACAAAGGTTCGCTGAAGGTGTATAGCGAAGCCGGGAAAGGCAGCACGTTTGCCATTCTGTTTCCGATTTGTGAGGAACCCTCAGTCGCTACGCCAAGTGCAACCGAACCGGCTTCCGCGTGGAGCGGGGCCGGGACCATTCTTGTAGTTGACGATGAGGAGGTGGTCCGGCTCGTGACCGGCCGCATGGTATCGAAGCTTGGCTTCGAAGTCATTCATGCGGAAGATGGATTGGATGGCGTCGAACGGTTCAAAGCAGACTCAGGCAAAATTGTGTGCGTCTTGCTGGACCTTACGATGCCGCGCATGGACGGTGAAACAGCGCTTCAGGCGATGCGCGATATTCGGGCCGATACGCCGATTATCTTGATCAGCGGTTTCAATGAGCAAGAAGTCGAAAGCCGATTTGCAGGCAAAGGATTCTCCGCGTTTTTACAGAAGCCGTTTGCCATGAAGGACCTTATCGGCGCTTTGCGGTCCTCGCTGGGAAAACCGGATATTACTCTCCCATCACCTTGATCACGAGGCGTTTGCGGCGTTGCCCGTCGAACTCGGCATAGTAAACCTGTTGCCACGGACCCAAATCCAGACGGCCATTCGTGACGGGTACGATGACCTCGTGGTGAATAATCAAGCTCTTGAGGTGTGCGTCTCCATTCGTTTCGCCGGTGCGGTGATGCCGGTAGTCTTCTTTAAACGGAGCAAGCGACTCCAGCCATTCGTCGATATCCGCAATCAAGCCCGATTCTGCGTCGTTGACGTAGACTCCCGCGGTGATGTGCATGGCGCTCACCAAGGCCATGCCTTCCTGGATGCCGCTCTTTCGCACGGTCTGCTCGACCTGCTCGGTAATGTTGATGTACTCGCGGTGTTTCTTCGTGTTGAACCAAAGGTATTCGGTTTCGAATTTCATCGTGGGTTCCCTTTCCCCCATTTGTTATGATTGCCCCGCTTCGCCCCACGCTTCACGGGCTAGGTCGTATTATACATGGACGATTCGCTGCGATAGCGGCAGAAAGTACTCGGCGCGCTTCCGAATGAAACATCAGAGCGTGATATGGAGCATCACGGGCATTGCCGTGCTTGTCGCGGGCATTGTTGTGACTGTTCGAGAGGTGCGCGCGCCAGCCCCCGAACTTGAGGCGCTCAACACGCCCATTCAGTCGCTTGTTGGTTCGCTTTCGCGGCAACAGACGGACATGGTTGTCGAGACGATGAAGGCGTGCATCGACAAAGATCCGCAGGCACGCCGCGACAACACGCGTTCGCTCGTGGAAGCCGTTGCAGGTCTAGCCGAGAGCGGGGACCTGGAGACCGCGGAGGCGTATTATGCGCTTGGCCTTCGCTTAAGCGGTCAGCAGCACTATGAGGAAGCCGAGGCTGCGTATCGCAGGGCTATCGATTTGCGGCCGGATTGGAATTGGGGACACAGCGCGCTTGGAATTTTGCTTCAGACGCTGGGCCGTATGGACGAAGCGGAAGTCGCGTTTCGCAAAGCGGTGGAACTGGATCCGAGTTGGAGCCGCGCTCACAACGATCTGGCCATTCTTCTGCGCTTGACGGGACGCTATAACGAAGCTGAGACAGAAGCGCGGAAGTCACTGGAACTCGATCCGGACAGCATTGCCGCAAACAATAACTATGGCAACGTGCTGGTCGCGCTTGGGCGTTTCGATGAAGCGGAGGCCGCATACCGAAAAGCAATTGTCTCCGAGCCCGATCATCCTGCCCCGTTTTTCAACCTTGCCTGTTTAGCTTGTCTGCGCGGACGCCGCGACGAAGTCGTGCCACTCTTGTTGTGCGCCATCACCTTTGACGATGCCTATCTGGAACAGGCTCGGAAGGACCCTGACCTGGATTCGATGCGTGACGATCCGGTGTTTAGGAAGTTGGTTGGAGCGGACACGTAGTAGTTATTCGAACAGTGCCAATTGGCCGTTGGCAGGAGGCCTGCGAAAGGCTGAAGCCGACAATTCAAAGCGATCCTGGTTCAGCCCCGCTTTACCGCACGAAATTCTCCAGAATTGTTCAATATGATCGGCGTGAAATCCTTCTCCCCGCATGCGCGACCCAAAACGCGAATCGTGCAATTTCCCCCCGCGTATGGAGCGAATACGATTCAGAATTTTTTCCTTCTTCAGCGGCAAGTGCTCCGTCAACCACGCTTCGAACAAGGGCGCCACGGCCATGGGCAGTTTCAGGGCAATATAGCCGGCCCAGCGCGCGCCCGCGGTTGCGGCCGCTTTTAAGACTCGCGGGATTTCCTCGTCGGTCAAGCCTGGGACGATAGGCGCCATCAGTACGCCGACCGGTATCCGGGCGTTGGCGAGGGCGGCAATCGCATCGAGCCGTTGCTGAGGAAGCGAGGTCCGTGGCTCCATGATGCGGTTGAGTGAAACGTCCAATGTCGTTACGGAAACCATAACCATCACTGCGTTGTGTCGCGCCAGTTCGGACAGGACGTCGATGTCGCGTGTGATCAACCGGTTCTTCGTGACAATGCTGACGGGGTTGCGAAATTCGGCAAAAACCTCCAGGCAGCGGCGCGTAAGCCGCAGTTTTCGTTCGATGGGTTGGTACGGATCCGTCACGCCGGATAGACCGACAGGCTGGGGCGTCCAACTCGTCTTCATGAAGGTCTCCCGCAGCAATTCCGGCGCGTCTTCCTTCACCATGATCTTGGTTTCAAAGTCGAGTCCCGGCGAGAACCCGAGGTATTCATGCGTAGGCCGTGCGTAACAGTAGATGCAGCCATGTTCGCATCCCCGATATGGATTCAGCGTTGCATCGTGGGGCACATCCGGGCTGTCGTTTCTGGCGATGACGGACTTCGAAGTGTCGCGCAGAAACTGCGTGCGCGGTAGCGGTTCTTCTGAGTCATCCGCGTCCGGATCTCGTACATAGGCGATTTGGTCGAAGCGGTTTTGAAGATACTGCGTTGCGCCACGGCCTTTGATGGGTTTTATGGGGTCGAGCATGACGAAACCCTGAATATAATATCAGATATATGATAGGGCATGCTCGGTAAGAACGCAAGGATAATTGGACGTAACGGGGCCAACTCGACGCGGCGGACTCCAACCGGCCATAGCCCGGGAAGCCGACTATGACGCGGTCACTTTGGCCCGATTCGCAAGCCTGGAGTAACCACGCGGACGCTGTACACGGCGGTGCGCGCAGTAATGTAGAGGGTCATCCGGTCGGGGTCGCCGAAGCAGCAGTTGGCTGGAGCTTGTGGTGTGACGACCGTGTGGACGAGTTTCCCGTCTGGCGAGTACACCCGGACCCCGTCACCGGCGGTGCACCACACAAACCCCTTTGTGTCAATTGCCATGCCATCGGGCTCGGGCAACTCGCAGAAGACACGGCCGTTGGTGAGCGAGACGTCGGGCGCGATATCGAAAGCGCGTATGTTCTTGCCCTCCGTGTCGGCGACATATAAGGTCTTCTCGTCTGGCGATAGTCCGATTCCGTTGGGTTTGACGAAGTCATCTCCCAGCATTTTCAGCGTGCCGTCTTTGAGGACGGCGAATACGGCTTGAAATGCAAGTTCTCGCTTGTCTTCGCTGACGCCGTAGGGCGGGTCGGTGAAGAAAATGGTGCCATCTGAACGGACGACGGCGTCGTTCGGGGAGTTCAGTTTCTTGCCGCCGTAGGTTTCGGCAAGAACCGTTATGGCGCCGTCCTTCTCCGTTCGGGAAACACGACGGTTCCCATGCTCGCAAGCAATGAGACGTCCCTCGCCGTCCATGGCGAGCCCATTCGATTCGCCGCTGGGTTTACGAAACACGGTCTTGTCGATTTTGTAGATCGTGTCGGCGGGGATGTCGCTGAAGATGAGTTCATTGCTGGGCAGCCACAACGGCCCCTCGGTGAACTTAAAGCCCTCCGCCACGGACTTCACGGGTCCGGTGACATACGCGTCGCCG carries:
- a CDS encoding SMP-30/gluconolactonase/LRE family protein, with product MAVASIVLFSVLTAGDAYVTGPVKSVAEGFKFTEGPLWLPSNELIFSDIPADTIYKIDKTVFRKPSGESNGLAMDGEGRLIACEHGNRRVSRTEKDGAITVLAETYGGKKLNSPNDAVVRSDGTIFFTDPPYGVSEDKRELAFQAVFAVLKDGTLKMLGDDFVKPNGIGLSPDEKTLYVADTEGKNIRAFDIAPDVSLTNGRVFCELPEPDGMAIDTKGFVWCTAGDGVRVYSPDGKLVHTVVTPQAPANCCFGDPDRMTLYITARTAVYSVRVVTPGLRIGPK
- a CDS encoding tetratricopeptide repeat protein, which encodes MKHQSVIWSITGIAVLVAGIVVTVREVRAPAPELEALNTPIQSLVGSLSRQQTDMVVETMKACIDKDPQARRDNTRSLVEAVAGLAESGDLETAEAYYALGLRLSGQQHYEEAEAAYRRAIDLRPDWNWGHSALGILLQTLGRMDEAEVAFRKAVELDPSWSRAHNDLAILLRLTGRYNEAETEARKSLELDPDSIAANNNYGNVLVALGRFDEAEAAYRKAIVSEPDHPAPFFNLACLACLRGRRDEVVPLLLCAITFDDAYLEQARKDPDLDSMRDDPVFRKLVGADT
- a CDS encoding PA0069 family radical SAM protein; the protein is MLDPIKPIKGRGATQYLQNRFDQIAYVRDPDADDSEEPLPRTQFLRDTSKSVIARNDSPDVPHDATLNPYRGCEHGCIYCYARPTHEYLGFSPGLDFETKIMVKEDAPELLRETFMKTSWTPQPVGLSGVTDPYQPIERKLRLTRRCLEVFAEFRNPVSIVTKNRLITRDIDVLSELARHNAVMVMVSVTTLDVSLNRIMEPRTSLPQQRLDAIAALANARIPVGVLMAPIVPGLTDEEIPRVLKAAATAGARWAGYIALKLPMAVAPLFEAWLTEHLPLKKEKILNRIRSIRGGKLHDSRFGSRMRGEGFHADHIEQFWRISCGKAGLNQDRFELSASAFRRPPANGQLALFE
- a CDS encoding aminotransferase class V-fold PLP-dependent enzyme, encoding MTCSFSPPVRTLMGPGPSDVHPRVLGAMARPTIGHLDPEFIRMMDEVKSLLQYAFQTKNEVTFPVSAPGSAGMECCFVNLVEPGDKVIVCQNGVFGGRMKENVERCGGTAIMVLDDWGKAVDPGKVEAALKANPDAKIVAFVHAETSTGAQSDAKTLVTLAHAHNCLTIVDTVTSLGGTPVKVDEWGIDAIYSGTQKCLSCPPGLSPVSFNERAA
- a CDS encoding secondary thiamine-phosphate synthase enzyme YjbQ is translated as MKFETEYLWFNTKKHREYINITEQVEQTVRKSGIQEGMALVSAMHITAGVYVNDAESGLIADIDEWLESLAPFKEDYRHHRTGETNGDAHLKSLIIHHEVIVPVTNGRLDLGPWQQVYYAEFDGQRRKRLVIKVMGE
- a CDS encoding PAS domain S-box protein, with the protein product MRAILGAVSNLVSATSADGLIRYVNPAHKHVLGYDDADLVGKSVLEFAHPDDAHLIRDAILAAASANKQTSGEARFRHAKGHYVWLWTSVSALKDPEGRVSGIVFEHHDIDKRKVAEDVLRESEERFRIVFEYAPDATTLNTRNGVYVDCNRATEALLGYSREEMIGRNVLELGVFEQDTLAMLDEVAHLDLEKGESFMREVTIRHKSGKPLTIEFHAHPIRLRGQDLILGIGRDVTQRRAMEEALRQSESRNRAMLSAVPDLIFVLDTSGYFVDVHANGPLSALISAERFVGKQAKNVLSKNLYALFESRLRRVLQTGEAETLDYDFELDGRRRYCHGIVVKCEGDRVFVLARDVTAIKEAEDALQTRIEAEVLVSGVARTLLSLSHKRIDASITDALRRTATFLNADHALLVHAGEGKNVFLRSHAWNDPAERELSSVSTTFTMADYPWLSEQSRTANWLFFRDVADLPPTAARERTELMAENVKSVLWIPIRTEGRLTGCVRFIWRREPARIDESQVAPFAVLGDVLMTGLQRSQVETLLTDSEKRYRHLFNDMLDGFALHDIICDERGRPCDYRILEVNPAYERITGLRAAEVEGKRVRELFPGIDPEWIEIFGKVALTGEACHFERYSKEVNRHFQTTAYSPSQGQFAVILNDISERRRAEEALSESEAKWRTLVHNFPDRVILCNSDGLVQFANQPNSEFRDMALVGHNVFEFLDEDDARVVRAALARAAATDQSVDVEVSAPTPSGERRWLLGRASVFRSDQEGAQFVVTVRDITERKEAEIERRKLEAQIQHSQKLESLGVLAGGIAHDFNNLLVGIMGNAEMALSDLPLNASARIYVEDVVKAAQRASDLSRQMLAYSGKGRFVVEPVCLNDIIHEMSHLLEVSISKKAVLRFNLTNPLPMVCADTTQIRQVIMNLITNASDALGDQSGAIAVSTGVIEYDAQVFLSGFLCDPVAAGTYVYVEVTDTGCGMDEETKARIFEPFFTTKFTGRGLGLAAVLGIVRGHKGSLKVYSEAGKGSTFAILFPICEEPSVATPSATEPASAWSGAGTILVVDDEEVVRLVTGRMVSKLGFEVIHAEDGLDGVERFKADSGKIVCVLLDLTMPRMDGETALQAMRDIRADTPIILISGFNEQEVESRFAGKGFSAFLQKPFAMKDLIGALRSSLGKPDITLPSP